In Pseudoalteromonas tetraodonis, the genomic window TTTCTTCCGGGTAATCACCAGCGGCTGTTTCAGCAGAAAGCATCACTGCATCTGTGCCATCAAGTACTGCATTGGCAACATCCATAACTTCTGCACGTGTTGGCATAGGGTTATCGATCATCGATTCCATCATCTGCGTAGCGGTTACAACGGTACGGTTCAATGAACGAGCACGACGAATAATGAGTTTTTGTTTACCCATTAGTGCAGCATCACCAATTTCAACACCTAAGTCGCCACGGGCAACCATAACAGCGTCAGACGCTAAAATAATGTCATCAACTGCCTCTTGTGTTTCTACTGCTTCAGCACGCTCAATTTTAGCTAAAAGCTGTGCATTAGAGCCTGCAGCTTCCGCAAGTGAACGCACATAACGCATATCATCGCCACTGCGAGGAAAAGAAACCGCAATGTAATCAACGCCAATTTCAGCAGCAGTGATTAAATCTTCCTTATCTTTTTCCGTAAATGCAGGTGCCGTTAAGCCTCCACCTAAACGGTTAATCCCTTTATTATTAGAAAGTACGCCGCCAACAGTCACAATGGTATGAACTAAGTGACCTTCAACACTTTCTACGGTGAGTTGAATTAAGCCATCGTTTAATAGCAATAAATCACCAGGGGCAACATCTTGTGGTAGCTCTTTGTAGTCAATACCGACGGCGTTAATATCGCCTTGGCCTTTTTCCATTTTGGCATCAAGAATAAATTTTGCACCAACAGATAAGGTCACTTTGCCTTCTTTGAAGGTTGAAACGCGAATTTTTGGGCCTTGTAAGTCAGCGAGAATCGCGATGTGCTTACCAAGTTTAGTTGCAATATCTCGAACAGCTTGTGCACGGTCTTTATGATCTTGTGCAACACCGTGTGAGAAATTTAATCGAACGACATTTGCGCCTGCACGAATAATTTTTTCTAAGTTATTATCTCTATCTGTTGCAGGTCCAAGTGTCGCGACTATTTTTGTACGTCTTAACATTAAATTCTCCTGTGTGCTTTTTTTAAGCAAGTTGACGGTTATTTTGTTTTTAGCGATTACTAATAAAGAGCAATCTTTAGTTTTATGCAATTTTTATAACATTGCGACTATTATATACAAAATGAATATGTCATCATTATGACACCGGTGTCACAGGGCGTCAATGATCTAAAAATTTAAATAGCACTGCTATTTCTTCCCCTGAGAGGGCGGTTGTTTGATATAATTGCGGCGTTTATTTTAGCTGTAATAAATGCATGTAGCTTTGCTCATGGCTGCGGTCTGAGTATAATGCACGCGGTATTATTTTAATTTACTAACCAAATAGTTGTTACCGAGGAGGGCACTAAATGCAAGTTGCATTAGTAGGGTTAGGCGTTATGGGGAAAAATCTTGCCCTGAACTTGATTGAAAAAGGGATAACGCTTGTCGCTTATGACAAAAACCCAAATGCGGGTGAAGAATTACTAAGTTGTGCTAAATCACAAGGCATGGCTGATAAACTTCACATTGTCTCTGATCTAGGGGATATGGTTAGGCGTTTAGAAGCACCGCGTTCTATTTTATTACTTGTGCCTGCTGGCGAGTTAGTTGATGCGGTTTGCAACGAGCTTATTGAAGCGGGTGTTCAGTGTAGTGATATTATTGTTGATTGTGGTAACAGTAATTATAAAGACGGTATTAACCGTAAGCTCAAATACCAAGATAAGTTTGAATTTGCCACTATGGGTATTTCAGGCGGTGCCGAGGGTGCACGTCACGGTCCAGCTATGATGGCCAGTGGTTCTGAAGGTGGCTGGGAGCGTGTCGAGCCATGGTTTACAAAGGTTGCTGCAAGCTATAAAGGCGAGTCGTGTTTTGCGCGTGTGGGCCAGTCAGCTAGCGGCCATTTTGTAAAAATGGTTCATAATGGAATTGAATACGCACTCATGCAACTGATTGCAGAAATGTATCAGCTATTGCGTCACGGCACTAATCGCTCACCTAAAGAAATTGCAGAGATATTTAACGAATGGTCTCAAGGGCAGCTAAATAGCTATTTACTGTCAATCTCAAGCCATATTTTATCACTTGAAAATTCGCATAATGTGCCGCTTGTAGATTTAATTGACAATAAAGTAGGCGCAAAAGGCACCGGTTTATGGACAGCACAAAACGCCCTTGAATTAGGTATTGCGGTACCGTCGCTAGTGGCTGCTGTACAAGCTCGTCATTTAACCAATGCGTGTAATACCACTGCCGCACAAGAAATGACATACAGCGCACAAAATACCACGCAAGTTGATATTGATTTAGATGAATTAAAAGATGCGTTTACCCTTGCGAGCCTATTGGCATACCGTCAAGGACTTGCATTAATTAAAGGCGCTTCACGAACTCATCAATGGAAAGTTGATTTAGCGAAAACGCTACAAACATGGCGTGCAGGGTGTATTATCCGTGCTGATTATCTAGATAGTGTAGCGCAAGGCGTTGAGTTTATTGATACGCTTGAAAAAGAGTCATTAGCGATGCGTAAAGTGACTGGCCAAGCCGTTATGACGGGTCTGGCGTTTCCTGTGCTTAGTGCAACACAAACCTACTTAGCAACGTTAACAACACCAAGTAATGGGCACTTAGTTCAAGCCCAGCGTGATTACTTTGGTGAGCATGGCATTAAAACCCACAGTGGTGAAACGTGTCATTTAACTGACTTAGTTGATATTGACGCAAAAGTTCGTTAATAAAATCTAAGTAATCAAAAAGGACGCTAAGTAGCGTCCTTTTTTGTTATTCGCTTAACTGATTACTTAACGGGTCAGCTCACCACGCAGGTTATCTTGCATTAAATGGCGAATTGTTTCAATTTCTAGGTTTTGACTAAACAAGTAATGCAGCTTAGTTAAGCATGCTTCTAAGGTCATATCGTAACCGCTGATCACGCCTATGTTTAACAGCGCATTACCCGTGGCATAACCGCCCATGTTCACTTGGCCTTTTAAACATTGGGTTAAATTAGTAATAATAACACCCCGTTTACTTGCTTCATCCAGAATATCTAAAAACTCAGGGTCTTGTGGCGCATTGCCTACGCCAAAGCTTAGCAGTACGAGGGCTTTAATATTGCCATTAACTAAGCTTTTTACTACTTCTTTGCTGATCCCTGGGTATAAATACAGCACGCCAATAGCTTGCGGTGTAATAGGGGTAACTTGGAGTTCATTTTCTACATACGGGCTTAATTGCCCTTTGATCAGCTGAATATTAATACCTGAAAGCGCAAGCGGCTCTAAGTTAGGTGAGGCGAATGCATCAAACCCATCTGCATGGGCTTTGGTGGCACGATTACCTCTGAACAACTGATTATTAAAAAATAAGCTGACTTCTGCAATTGGGTAGTTAGCCGCTAAATACATGGCATTAAGTAGGTTAACTTGACCATCAGAGCGTAATTGAGACAGCGGAATTTGTGAGCCGGTCACAATAATAGGTTTAGTTAAGTTTTCAAACATAAACGACAGAGCTGATGCAGTATAGGCCATAGTGTCAGTACCATGCAGTACCACAAAGCCATCGTAATCTTGGTATTTACTTTTTATGTCATCGGCGATGAGTTGCCAATGAGCAGGTGACATATCTGAAGAATCTATAAGCGGGCAGTATTCATGAATATCAAATAATGGCATTTCTTCACGATTAAACTCTGCGTTATTAACCACGGTTTCGGTTAAAAACCCTTCAGCAGGAATATAGCCGCGAATTGATTTTTTCATTCCTATGGTACCGCCAGTGTAAGCGATATAAATGCGTTTACGTTTCATAAAAAAAGCCCAGTAAAAAAACTGGGCTTAGTATAACGCTAACTGCTAATCAATACAGCCTGTTAAGGCACTATTGTGCAACTGTACACTCTAAACAGCGGGCATAAACACCTTGTGGATCGTTATAATCTTTTAGGTTTTCTACTTCACTGCTTAATTGTTTAATAACACTTTGCAGATTAGCTTGGCTGGCTAATACTGCTGTTTTTTGTGTTTCAAGCCCAAGTACTGATTTAACGGCGGCACTGCCGAAAATATCTTGAAGCATTTTTTCTTGTGGGCTAAGCGATTGCTTAATTGTTTTAACGTCATAGTAGTTAAGCTTTGCAAGCTCTGCAGCTGCTTTAATCGCATCTTGTTTATTACCAAGTTTATCAACTAAACCAAGCTCTTGAGCTTGAGAGGCAATCCATACCCGACCTTGGGCAATTTTATCAACTTGCTCTGGGGTCATATTACGTGCCTCAGCAACCACATCTAAAAAGCGTCCATACGCTTCTTCAACACTCATTTGAATAACTTTAGCCATTTTCTCGTTAAGTGGGCGAGTGATTGAAAAACCTGCCAATTCGGTGGTCGCTACGCCATCTGAATACACGCCTATTTTAGCGAGGGTATCTTCAAATGTCATAAAGGTACCAAATACGCCAATTGAACCGGTAATTGTACTCGGCGCTGCCCAAATTTCATTGGCCGCCGATGCAATCCAATAACCGCCTGATGCAGCTACTGAGCTCATTGATGCAATAACGGGTTTACCAGCAGCTTTAAGTGCAAGTACTTCAGCACGAATTACTTCTGAGGCAAACATGCTGCCACCGCCTGAATCTATTCGTAAAACCACCGCTTTAACCTTGTCATCAAGTCGCGCTTTGCGAAGTAGGGCTGCAGTTGAATCACCACCAATTTCACCAGCACGGCGCTCACCATCAACAATAGTGCCTTTAGCAACCACAACAGCGACTTTTTCAGTCATAGGGTTATCAAACTCAATAGGCGGTTTTACTAAACTTAAGTATTCACCAAAAGAGACTTGTTTAAATGTTTTTCCATCTTCATTTTCTCCAACCAATTCAATTAATTGTTGGCGAATTTGCTGATTGGTTTTTAATGAATCAACCCATTGGTTATCCAGTGCATATTTACCGGCATCACCATTAGCGGCTTGCATTTTAGCTAAATAAACATCCATTGTTTCATCAAAGTTTGACTCATCAAAAGGACGTACAGCACTAACGTCTTGCTTATATTCATTCCATAAAGCACCAAGCCATACACGGTTTGCTTCTTTAGCTGCCTCTGACATATCGTTTCTGATAAACGGTTCAACGGCCGATTTAAAGGTACCTACACGGAATATATGCTGAGTGACTTCTAATTTTTCTAATGCGTCTTTGAAGTAAAGCGGGTACATACCGTAGCCTTCAATAAGCACACTACCATAAGGATGCATCGCAATTTCGTCTGCATGCGCGGCAATGTAATATTGTGCTTGGGTGTAGTAATACCCTGAGGCAATCACTTTTTTACCAGTTGCTTTAAATGTTTCAAGTGCCTGTGTAATTTGTTTGAGCTTATTTAAATGTGCTTTTGGCATTTCTTGTAAATCAAGCAAAATAGCGCTTATACGCGAGTCTTGTGCTGCTTCATTAATTACTTCAACTACATCGTCGAGCAATATTTCACTGGGTGAGTCAGCACTGGCCGTTGCATCATTAATAGCGGCTTCAACAGGGTCTATATAGGTTTTTTCTTCGACAATAGGGCCATTAAGGTTAAGTCTAAGAACAGAGCCCTCTTCGACAATAATTTTATCACCGTCACTTGATACCGATACGATAAAAATGACGACCAAAAATAAAAACAATACGTTGAGTATTAAACGACGTGAGAAGTTGATCCCCGTCCATATACCTTTAAATACCTTTGCTATCAAAATAGCTCCTTAAATTGGTACAGCTAAAACGTTATTGCCATCTTAGCGTAGAATATAAATAAATTTAACTGCTAAATCGTAACGAAACATTTATAAATTCAATTACACTTGAGATTAAACACGTGTTTATTTAATAAATAATTACTGAAATTATGGCTGTAGTCACTACTTTTAACTCACGCTATTGGTCAAGATAAACGCAGTCAACAGGTTTTAAGTTAAAAAATTATTAAGTTTAATCTGCTCATATATTGCTTATTGTTGGTCATTAAAGCAGAATTGACTAAATGCACACAGGTTAGACCAGTTATTGGGGCACAGGATGTTAGAACAAAAATTAGAACTAAAACACACACAATTACGCAACCGTTTAGTAATGGGATCAATGCATACCGGCCTCGAAGAGGGATGGCATAATCGTAAACGCCTACGTGCTTTTTATGAAGCACGTGCTAAAGGTGGCACAGCAATGCTCATTACGGGGGGATATAGCCCTAATCTTCGCGGCAAGTTAACGCCTATTTCATCATCATTTAATAGTTATTATGATGTTTTTAAACACCGTGCTTATACGCAAGCTGTTCATCAACATGGTGGTAAAATTTGCCTGCAGTTATTGCATGCTGGGCGCTATGCCTATCATCCATTCAATCAAGCCCCAAGTGCGATAAAAGCACCGATCAACCCTTATAAACCTAAGGCTATGTCTTTAAGTTCAATTAAAAAAACCATTAAAGATTTTGCTCACTCTGCATATTTAGCAGAAAAAGCAGGTTACGATGGCGTTGAGGTGATGGGCTCTGAAGGTTACTTAATTAATGAATTTATGGCACCGCATACAAACAAACGAGACGATGAGTTTGGTGGCAGTCTTGAAAACAGAATGCGTTTAGCTGTTGAGATTGTAAAAGCAGTAAGAGCTAAAGTTTCAGATAAATTTCTAATTATTTTTAGACTGTCTGTTATCGATTTAATTCCGAATGGCTCAACTCCTGAGGAAGTAACACAACAAGCTATTGCACTTGAAAAAGCAGGTGTTGATATTTTTAATACTGGCATTGGTTGGCATGAAGCTCGAGTACCGACAATTGCAAGCATGGTACCCCCAGGCGCATTTAAAGAAGCGTCA contains:
- the pyk gene encoding pyruvate kinase, producing MLRRTKIVATLGPATDRDNNLEKIIRAGANVVRLNFSHGVAQDHKDRAQAVRDIATKLGKHIAILADLQGPKIRVSTFKEGKVTLSVGAKFILDAKMEKGQGDINAVGIDYKELPQDVAPGDLLLLNDGLIQLTVESVEGHLVHTIVTVGGVLSNNKGINRLGGGLTAPAFTEKDKEDLITAAEIGVDYIAVSFPRSGDDMRYVRSLAEAAGSNAQLLAKIERAEAVETQEAVDDIILASDAVMVARGDLGVEIGDAALMGKQKLIIRRARSLNRTVVTATQMMESMIDNPMPTRAEVMDVANAVLDGTDAVMLSAETAAGDYPEETVATMARVCLGAESQKETHVSKHRLDSRFSSNAESIALSAMYAANHLDSVKAIITLTESGSTAKLMSRISSGLPIYSLSRHASTLGQTALYRGVYPVFFDSTKCEKDSMVKDALSTLVAAGSLQAGDTVIITHGDAMETIGATNTMKIVTVS
- the gndA gene encoding NADP-dependent phosphogluconate dehydrogenase; its protein translation is MQVALVGLGVMGKNLALNLIEKGITLVAYDKNPNAGEELLSCAKSQGMADKLHIVSDLGDMVRRLEAPRSILLLVPAGELVDAVCNELIEAGVQCSDIIVDCGNSNYKDGINRKLKYQDKFEFATMGISGGAEGARHGPAMMASGSEGGWERVEPWFTKVAASYKGESCFARVGQSASGHFVKMVHNGIEYALMQLIAEMYQLLRHGTNRSPKEIAEIFNEWSQGQLNSYLLSISSHILSLENSHNVPLVDLIDNKVGAKGTGLWTAQNALELGIAVPSLVAAVQARHLTNACNTTAAQEMTYSAQNTTQVDIDLDELKDAFTLASLLAYRQGLALIKGASRTHQWKVDLAKTLQTWRAGCIIRADYLDSVAQGVEFIDTLEKESLAMRKVTGQAVMTGLAFPVLSATQTYLATLTTPSNGHLVQAQRDYFGEHGIKTHSGETCHLTDLVDIDAKVR
- the ansA gene encoding asparaginase, whose product is MKRKRIYIAYTGGTIGMKKSIRGYIPAEGFLTETVVNNAEFNREEMPLFDIHEYCPLIDSSDMSPAHWQLIADDIKSKYQDYDGFVVLHGTDTMAYTASALSFMFENLTKPIIVTGSQIPLSQLRSDGQVNLLNAMYLAANYPIAEVSLFFNNQLFRGNRATKAHADGFDAFASPNLEPLALSGINIQLIKGQLSPYVENELQVTPITPQAIGVLYLYPGISKEVVKSLVNGNIKALVLLSFGVGNAPQDPEFLDILDEASKRGVIITNLTQCLKGQVNMGGYATGNALLNIGVISGYDMTLEACLTKLHYLFSQNLEIETIRHLMQDNLRGELTR
- the sppA gene encoding signal peptide peptidase SppA, translating into MIAKVFKGIWTGINFSRRLILNVLFLFLVVIFIVSVSSDGDKIIVEEGSVLRLNLNGPIVEEKTYIDPVEAAINDATASADSPSEILLDDVVEVINEAAQDSRISAILLDLQEMPKAHLNKLKQITQALETFKATGKKVIASGYYYTQAQYYIAAHADEIAMHPYGSVLIEGYGMYPLYFKDALEKLEVTQHIFRVGTFKSAVEPFIRNDMSEAAKEANRVWLGALWNEYKQDVSAVRPFDESNFDETMDVYLAKMQAANGDAGKYALDNQWVDSLKTNQQIRQQLIELVGENEDGKTFKQVSFGEYLSLVKPPIEFDNPMTEKVAVVVAKGTIVDGERRAGEIGGDSTAALLRKARLDDKVKAVVLRIDSGGGSMFASEVIRAEVLALKAAGKPVIASMSSVAASGGYWIASAANEIWAAPSTITGSIGVFGTFMTFEDTLAKIGVYSDGVATTELAGFSITRPLNEKMAKVIQMSVEEAYGRFLDVVAEARNMTPEQVDKIAQGRVWIASQAQELGLVDKLGNKQDAIKAAAELAKLNYYDVKTIKQSLSPQEKMLQDIFGSAAVKSVLGLETQKTAVLASQANLQSVIKQLSSEVENLKDYNDPQGVYARCLECTVAQ